Proteins encoded within one genomic window of Bos indicus isolate NIAB-ARS_2022 breed Sahiwal x Tharparkar chromosome 23, NIAB-ARS_B.indTharparkar_mat_pri_1.0, whole genome shotgun sequence:
- the PSMB8 gene encoding proteasome subunit beta type-8 isoform X2, producing the protein MWKTFWFPPLKASGFRFHFLLREPPDLWVLGGHGAARRVRSPRRAAGGLGCAPRGKPAALGPRPLRLLPAISGARPPPGHAATLKVNKVIEINPYLLGTMSGCAADCLYWERLLAKECRLYYLRNGERISVSAASKLLSNMMCQYRGMGLSMGSMICGWDKKGPGLYYVDENGTRLSGNMFSTGSGNSHAYGVMDSGYRPDLSIEEAYDLGRRAIVHATHRDSYSGGVVNMYHMKEDGWVKVESTDVSDLMHQYREASQ; encoded by the exons ATGTGGAAAACATTTTGGTTCCCTCCCCTTAAGGCTTCGGGCTTTCGCTTTCACTTCCTCCTCCGCGAGCCGCCAGATCTCTGGGTGCTGGGCGGCCATGGCGCTGCTAGACGTGTGCGGAGCCCCCGGAGGGCAGCGGGGGGACTGGGCTGTGCCCCTCGCGGGAAGCCGGCAGCGCTCGGACCCCGGCCACTACGGCTTCTCCCTGCGATCTCCGGAGCTCGCCCTCCCCCGGGGCATGCAG CCACATTAAAGGTGAACAAGGTGATTGAGATTAACCCTTACCTGCTCGGCACCATGTCCGGCTGTGCGGCTGACTGCTTGTACTGGGAGCGCCTGCTGGCTAAGGAGTGCAG GCTGTACTATCTGCGGAATGGGGAGCGTATCTCCGTGTCGGCCGCCTCCAAGCTGCTCTCCAACATGATGTGCCAGTACCGGGGCATGGGCCTCTCCATGGGCAGCATGATCTGTGGCTGGGACAAGAAG GGTCCTGGACTCTACTATGTGGATGAGAATGGGACTCGACTCTCGGGAAATATGTTCTCCACCGGTAGTGGGAACTCCCATGCCTATGGGGTCATGGATAGTGGCTATCGACCTGACCTTAGTATTGAAGAGGCCTATGACCTGGGCCGAAGGGCAATTGTTCATGCCACCCACCGAGACAGCTATTCTGGAGGCGTTGTCAATA tgtaccACATGAAGGAGGACGGCTGGGTGAAAGTGGAAAGTACAGACGTCAGTGACCTGATGCACCAGTACCGGGAGGCCAGTCAGTGA
- the LOC139178928 gene encoding male-enhanced antigen 1, giving the protein MATVVLGGDTMGPERIFPNQTEELGPHQGPTEGTGDWSSEEPEEEQEETGAGPAGYSYQPLNQDPEQEEVELAPVGDGEDVVADIQDRIQALGLHLPDPPVESEDEDEQGATALNNHSSIPMDPEHVELVKRTMAGISLPAPGVPAWARELSDAQWEDVVQKALQARQAAPAWK; this is encoded by the coding sequence ATGGCAACAGTAGTTCTAGGGGGCGACACCATGGGTCCTGAACGTATCTTCCCCAATCAGACTGAGGAACTGGGGCCACATCAGGGCCCCACGGAAGGCACTGGGGATTGGAGCAGTGAGGAACCAGAGGAAGAACAAGAGGAAACGGGGGCAGGACCAGCTGGCTACTCCTACCAGCCTCTGAACCAAGATCCTGAACAAGAGGAGGTGGAACTGGCACCAGTGGGGGATGGAGAAGATGTAGTTGCTGATATCCAGGATCGGATCCAGGCCCTGGGGCTTCATTTGCCGGACCCACCAGTAGAAAGTGAGGACGAAGATGAGCAGGGAGCTACAGCATTGAACAACCACAGCTCTATTCCCATGGACCCAGAACATGTAGAGCTGGTGAAAAGGACAATGGCTGGTATAAGCCTGCCTGCACCAGGGGTTCCTGCCTGGGCTCGCGAGCTATCAGATGCCCAGTGGGAAGACGTGGTACAGAAGGCCCTCCAAGCCCGGCAGGCCGCCCCTGCCTGGAAGTGA
- the PSMB8 gene encoding proteasome subunit beta type-8 isoform X1 — MALLDVCGAPGGQRGDWAVPLAGSRQRSDPGHYGFSLRSPELALPRGMQPTEFFRSLGGNGESKVQIEMAHGTTTLAFKFQHGVIVAVDSRASAGNYIATLKVNKVIEINPYLLGTMSGCAADCLYWERLLAKECRLYYLRNGERISVSAASKLLSNMMCQYRGMGLSMGSMICGWDKKGPGLYYVDENGTRLSGNMFSTGSGNSHAYGVMDSGYRPDLSIEEAYDLGRRAIVHATHRDSYSGGVVNMYHMKEDGWVKVESTDVSDLMHQYREASQ, encoded by the exons ATGGCGCTGCTAGACGTGTGCGGAGCCCCCGGAGGGCAGCGGGGGGACTGGGCTGTGCCCCTCGCGGGAAGCCGGCAGCGCTCGGACCCCGGCCACTACGGCTTCTCCCTGCGATCTCCGGAGCTCGCCCTCCCCCGGGGCATGCAG CCCACTGAATTCTTCCGGTCCCTGGGTGGGAATGGAGAAAGTAAGGTGCAGATCGAGATGGCTCATGGCACGACCACGCTGGCCTTCAAGTTCCAGCATGGGGTGATTGTGGCCGTGGATTCTCGGGCCTCAGCTGGGAATTACATTG CCACATTAAAGGTGAACAAGGTGATTGAGATTAACCCTTACCTGCTCGGCACCATGTCCGGCTGTGCGGCTGACTGCTTGTACTGGGAGCGCCTGCTGGCTAAGGAGTGCAG GCTGTACTATCTGCGGAATGGGGAGCGTATCTCCGTGTCGGCCGCCTCCAAGCTGCTCTCCAACATGATGTGCCAGTACCGGGGCATGGGCCTCTCCATGGGCAGCATGATCTGTGGCTGGGACAAGAAG GGTCCTGGACTCTACTATGTGGATGAGAATGGGACTCGACTCTCGGGAAATATGTTCTCCACCGGTAGTGGGAACTCCCATGCCTATGGGGTCATGGATAGTGGCTATCGACCTGACCTTAGTATTGAAGAGGCCTATGACCTGGGCCGAAGGGCAATTGTTCATGCCACCCACCGAGACAGCTATTCTGGAGGCGTTGTCAATA tgtaccACATGAAGGAGGACGGCTGGGTGAAAGTGGAAAGTACAGACGTCAGTGACCTGATGCACCAGTACCGGGAGGCCAGTCAGTGA
- the PSMB8 gene encoding proteasome subunit beta type-8 isoform X3 encodes MAHGTTTLAFKFQHGVIVAVDSRASAGNYIATLKVNKVIEINPYLLGTMSGCAADCLYWERLLAKECRLYYLRNGERISVSAASKLLSNMMCQYRGMGLSMGSMICGWDKKGPGLYYVDENGTRLSGNMFSTGSGNSHAYGVMDSGYRPDLSIEEAYDLGRRAIVHATHRDSYSGGVVNMYHMKEDGWVKVESTDVSDLMHQYREASQ; translated from the exons ATGGCTCATGGCACGACCACGCTGGCCTTCAAGTTCCAGCATGGGGTGATTGTGGCCGTGGATTCTCGGGCCTCAGCTGGGAATTACATTG CCACATTAAAGGTGAACAAGGTGATTGAGATTAACCCTTACCTGCTCGGCACCATGTCCGGCTGTGCGGCTGACTGCTTGTACTGGGAGCGCCTGCTGGCTAAGGAGTGCAG GCTGTACTATCTGCGGAATGGGGAGCGTATCTCCGTGTCGGCCGCCTCCAAGCTGCTCTCCAACATGATGTGCCAGTACCGGGGCATGGGCCTCTCCATGGGCAGCATGATCTGTGGCTGGGACAAGAAG GGTCCTGGACTCTACTATGTGGATGAGAATGGGACTCGACTCTCGGGAAATATGTTCTCCACCGGTAGTGGGAACTCCCATGCCTATGGGGTCATGGATAGTGGCTATCGACCTGACCTTAGTATTGAAGAGGCCTATGACCTGGGCCGAAGGGCAATTGTTCATGCCACCCACCGAGACAGCTATTCTGGAGGCGTTGTCAATA tgtaccACATGAAGGAGGACGGCTGGGTGAAAGTGGAAAGTACAGACGTCAGTGACCTGATGCACCAGTACCGGGAGGCCAGTCAGTGA
- the LOC109577140 gene encoding antigen peptide transporter 2-like, producing MRRPDLRPWASLLLADLALLWLLQGPLGALLPLGLPGLWLEGALRLGGLWGLLRLGGLLGGVEALLPILCLVNPLFLSLRALVLGALSAPLVRVAAATWAWLLLGYGAVGLSRALWAVLSPPGAKAEGQGQENRVLMWRLLKLSWPDLPFLVAAFSFLSLAVLGETVIPYYFGRVIDILGGDFDPDAFASAIFFVCLFSVGSSLCAGCRGSIFTFTMSRINLRIREMLFSSLLRQDLPFFQETKTGELNSRLSSDTKLMSNWLPYNTNVLSRSLVKVLGLYGFMLNLSPRLTFLSLFEVPLMIAAEKVYNARHQAVLWEIQDAAAKAGQVVRESVGGLQTVRSFGAEEQEVCRYKEALERCRRLWWQRDLEQALYLLLRRMLHLAMKVLLLNCALQQILAGDLTRGGLLSFLLYQEDVGDYMQTLVYMFGDMLSNVGAAEKVFRYLDRKPDLPPPGTLAPPTLQGRVNFQNVSFAYPSRPDQPALQGLTFTLSPGQMTALVGPNGSGKSTVAALLQNLYQPTEGQVLLDGKPVSEYEHHYLHRQVVLVGQEPVLFSGSVRDNITYGLKGCSDEKVLAAARAARAEEFIRELELGLDTEVGEKGSQLAVGQKQRLAIARALVRDPRVLILDEATSALDVECEQALQDWRAQGTRTVLVIAHRLQTVQSADQVLVLRQGRLQGPEQLMDGQDLYSWLVQQNRNVETPDTAGPAQGHLSDPE from the exons ATGCGGCGCCCGGACCTGAGACCCTGGGCCTCCCTGCTGCTGGCGGACTTGGCCTTGCTCTGGCTGCTGCAGGGGCCCCTGGGGGCCCTACTTCCCCTCGGGCTTCCCGGCCTGTGGCTGGAGGGCGCCTTGCGACTCGGTGGACTTTGGGGGCTGCTGAGGCTGGGAGGGCTGCTGGGGGGTGTGGAAGCACTGCTGCCTATCCTCTGCCTGGTGAACCCCCTGTTTCTCTCCCTGAGGGCTCTTGTCCTGGGGGCCTTGAGCGCCCCTCTGGTCAGAGTGGCTGCAGCCACCTGGGCCTGGCTGCTGCTGGGGTATGGGGCAGTGGGGctgagcagggccctgtgggccGTGCTGAGCCCTCCAGGAGCCAAGGCggaggggcagggccaggagAACAGAGTCTTGATGTGGAGGCTGCTGAAGCTGTCCTGGCCTGACCTGCCTTTCCTGGTTGCcgccttctccttcctctccctggccGTGTTGG GTGAGACCGTGATCCCTTACTATTTTGGCCGTGTGATTGACATCCTGGGGGGCGACTTTGATCCTGATGCCTTTGCCAGTGCCATCTTTTTCGTGTGTCTCTTCTCTGTTGGGAG CTCTCTGTGTGCAGGCTGCCGAGGAAGCATCTTCACCTTCACCATGTCCAGAATCAACCTGCGGATCCGGGAGatgcttttctcttccctcctgcGCCAGGACCTCCCTTTCTTCCAAGAGACTAAGACAG GGGAGCTGAATTCCCGGCTGAGCTCGGATACCAAACTGATGAGTAACTGGCTTCCTTATAACACCAATGTGCTGTCTCGAAGCCTGGTGAAAGTGCTGGGACTTTATGGCTTCATGCTCAACCTGTCACCTCGACTCACCTTCCTCTCTCTGTTCGAGGTGCCTCTCATGATAGCGGCTGAAAAGGTGTACAATGCCCGCCATCAG GCAGTCCTTTGGGAGATCCAGGACGCTGCGGCAAAAGCTGGGCAGGTGGTGCGGGAGTCGGTTGGAGGGTTGCAGACTGTGCGCAGTTTTGGAGCCGAGGAGCAAGAGGTCTGTCGCTATAAGGAGGCCCTTGAACGATGCCGGCGGCTGTGGTGGCAACGGGACCTGGAACAGGCCCTCTATCTGCTCTTAAGGAGG ATGCTGCACTTGGCAATGAAGGTGCTCTTGCTGAACTGTGCGTTGCAGCAGATCCTGGCCGGGGACCTCACCCGCGGCGGGCTCCTCTCCTTCCTGCTTTACCAGGAGGACGTGGGTGACTACATGCAG ACTCTGGTGTACATGTTTGGGGACATGCTGAGCAACGTGGGGGCAGCCGAGAAGGTGTTCCGCTACCTGGACCGAAAGCCAGATCTGCCTCCACCGGGGACTCTGGCCCCACCCACTCTGCAGGGCAGGGTGAATTTCCAGAACGTGTCCTTTGCGTATCCCAGTCGCCCCGACCAGCCTGCGCTCCAG GGTCTGACGTTCACCCTGAGTCCTGGGCAGATGACGGCGCTGGTGGGGCCTAACGGGTCTGGGAAGAGCACGGTGGCCGCGCTGCTGCAGAATCTGTACCAGCCCACCGAGGGCCAGGTGCTGCTGGACGGGAAGCCGGTCTCCGAGTATGAGCATCACTACCTGCACCGTCAG GTGGTCTTGGTAGGGCAGGAGCCCGTGCTGTTCTCGGGCTCGGTGAGGGACAACATCACCTACGGCCTGAAGGGCTGCAGCGACGAGAAGGTGCTGGCAGCGGCCCGGGCGGCCCGCGCGGAGGAGTTCATCCGCGAGCTGGAGCTCGGGCTCGATACAG AGGTGGGGGAGAAAGGCAGCCAGCTGGCCGTGGGGCAGAAGCAACGCCTGGCCATCGCCCGGGCCCTCGTGCGGGACCCCCGCGTCCTCATCCTGGATGAAGCCACTAGTGCCCTGGACGTGGAGTGTGAGCAGGCT CTGCAGGACTGGAGAGCACAGGGGACCCGCACGGTGCTGGTGATCGCCCACAGGCTGCAGACGGTTCAGAGCGCCGACCAGGTCCTGGTGCTGAGGCAGGGGCGGCTGCAGGGCCCCGAGCAGCTCATGGACGGGCAGGACCTCTACTCCTGGCTGGTGCAGCAGAACCGGAACGTGGAGACCCCAGACACAGCCGGCCCCGCCCAGGGCCATCTCAGCGACCCGGAGTAG